Below is a window of Equus quagga isolate Etosha38 chromosome 1, UCLA_HA_Equagga_1.0, whole genome shotgun sequence DNA.
AAGATTAAATTAAAGGATAAATAGAAAGCCACACAAAAAGAACAATctaattatagtaataataacgaaaattaaaaggaaacaagagTATAATAGAAGGTTTAAAAGAAAGATTGATAATATAAGAAAGTTCTACAAAGATGTAAACTAAGAGGAATCACAAGTCAAATgtataaaaaaccaaaaatctaaTGTTGCATCAGTTGAACGTTGTGATTAATAGAACAAACATAGCAAAGCTCTATCAAAATTCAGAACAtgctttaaaatgacaaaaaataattaaatagatgTGTAAAAAAATAATGGAGATTCTAAAATGTGGTACTTTAGCATTATTGCTGGAGGGAAAATTAGCAATGGAAAGGACGAGAAAAGACAGATAAATACCTAAGAGAACgtattataaaagcaaaatataatcaCTTATGTTAAACTATGATGAACAATGTGTCATAGTtattaaacacaaaaattaaagataaatatcatTAGATTGATCTGAAAAGGTAATTAAAATGAACAATCAGTAATctcaattaaaatgtaaaaatctttgCCCTGTAAACAGTGATATGGAAATCTTTTAGGTATTATCTTTACTTTGAACGTGAATACTTCTATTTAGGTTCATTATTATGTTTCTGTAACATCACATATTTAGTAAAACATTTCCTAGAGGgtaataaaatcaaattaataattaTAGAGTTCACAAGCGATCTTTGCTGTGGGCGCACAGACATTTTGCTATGTTAGAAACATAGAGGTGTTAGCTTTCTAAAGTGAATTCATAGTGGAATATTTTGAAGATGAACAAATCAGAGTAGTAAACTAAAGAATGAAGTGAGTCTAGCAATGCTTAAGAGAACATTATATATACGGATTATACGATTAAAGGATAAAGatttagcaatattttaaaacGTTATTTGTCAGTGACTTCAACTACCAtaacataaaactaaaagaatatGTTAAAAGAGTGGCTGAGATTGGCTGTAATTTTCAATAAGCTGTAATGGTATTCTATATCAAAGCCAAAGCTAATATTCTAAAGTAGTAAAGACGCATTTTTTTACTGTATCCTTCAGGGCttgtttcacttgtttatttcttagAGTATAGATAAAAGGATTTAATACAGGTGCAACTGAGGTAGTGAGTACTGCTACCCCCTTGTTTAAAGCTACCCTTTCCTCTGCAGAAGgtttaatatacataaaaatacagcTGCCATAGGAGATAGAGACAACAATCATGTGGGAGGAACAGGTAGAGAAAGCCTTCTTCTTCTGCTGGGCACAAGGGATCTTCAGAATTGTTCTCATGATATTTGCATAGGAAAGTAACACCAGTGCCAATGTAATCAGGAGTGTGACAGTGgctaaaataaaacttaacaGTTCTATGACTTGGGTGTCTGTGCAGGAGAGTTTGAGGAGAGGGGAATAGTCACAGAAAAAGTGGTCAATAGCATTGGCATCACAGAATTCCAACCTCAGGCCCATGATAAGTCCAGGAGAGAGTGTTAATAACCCAGCCAACCAAGAGGTAACAACCAGTTGGGTGCAGACTCTGTTGCTTATAATGGTTGCATAATGAaggggtttgcagatggccacatagcgatcaTAGGACATGGCAGCCAACAGGAAAAACTCTGAAACACCCAAAAAGATGGTAAAAAACAACTGTGCCACACAAGCATCATAGGAAATTGTTTTATCCATAGTCACTATGCTGACCAGGAATCTAGGGATGCAGACAGATGTCAAGGATAattctaagaaggaaaaattctgaaggaagaaatatatgGGTGTGTTGAGGTGGGAATGCAGCAGAGTGAGGAGGATAATGGTCAGATTTCCagtgacactcaataaatatgtcagaaatagaaaaaagaaaattataatttgcCAGTTTGGGTCATCTGTCAGTCCTAGGAGAATGAATGTTGTCACCATTGTATCGTTTATCATGGTGAAATTCCTTCTAATACCATTAgatctaggaaaaaaaatagataattccatgtttaaaaattcttcactaaatatagatttaaaagtGATATGAACAATCAAGTAACACATTTTATCTAGCAGTCAGAACCACAGGCTTAATCCTACttatttcatctccttttctgGATACccattttcctaattctttcagaTCTTTACTTTGCAAAAGAATGGCTATATTATCTCCTGTTATAAGAATCTGCAAGTTTCTCTGGTTTAAACTTTTATCTAAGATACTGAGAAGGAACTTTACTGAATCTTTCTGAAATCTTACTGAATCCACAAGAAAACATTCTTTAGGTTGGCTTGGTTAATCTCCTTATTGTTAAAATAATCTTCTGCTCACTTTGTTTTGGCAAGATATatcttttctgtattcttttgcattttaagcAGGTAGTCAGGACCAAACTTTGGTAATTAATCTTTTCTTAAATGGTTACTTTCTGATGATATATTTCTGCTTAGTCTTCAGGTTCCTTGGTACTGTCAATTAGAActtttttcaaaggaaagaagTTTTTATGAATTTTAGTATAACATGAATCTCAAAATTGCTATGTAGAAATTAAGGTGAAATTTTACATGGAATTTGAAGTTAATTTATTAATTGTTCAGTGAGCTTCATCTTCATTAATAGTTTTATCAATGTGAGGAATATTTTACATTCAGTCGTATTAAAGTACCCAATCATTTACTAAATACGTATCAcccaaattttcaataaaaactttTGAGAATTATTGTTCTTCTAATAGATAAATTCAAACActctttaaaatacatacattgaATCTTGACTCACaagttacataaatattttctttgttcctcAAATTCTAGATTTAATTGGTTTAAGCTGTGGTCACACATTCCAAATAGAATGGATTATGTTGTAATTGCTTTgtacacaaaacaacaaaatactgaaaatacttACTTTCCATAAATCCTGCAGGAGTTTTGTTTACTGAtgctttgtgaattttttttgtaTCATTAACCAAAAATATAATATGAATTATTTCCCCAAAGAGATGTGTATTTCTATCTAACCCAtagttttctttgcttcctcACTCTTCAAGGAGACCTTGTTTACGTTAAAATCTAGGAACATTTAATAATAAACTTGAATGTGTGTgaacctctctcttcctctctctctatgTCCCTCCATTCATCATACAAGTGATGTTTGCAAAcacatttttctgatttcctgacaaataaaaatgaataacatCTGGGTTCAGCCTAACTTAAAATCTGAATATCTAAGTTACTTATCTAGAATCAAAAGAGtagagtttgtgtgtgtgcgtaaaGAGAATGCCGGTCACTCACTAGAGACTCTCAATCTTTCTTGAATACAAATGGTTTTGCCTCCATATAGCTATAGa
It encodes the following:
- the LOC124251760 gene encoding olfactory receptor 6C74-like; amino-acid sequence: MINDTMVTTFILLGLTDDPNWQIIIFFFLFLTYLLSVTGNLTIILLTLLHSHLNTPIYFFLQNFSFLELSLTSVCIPRFLVSIVTMDKTISYDACVAQLFFTIFLGVSEFFLLAAMSYDRYVAICKPLHYATIISNRVCTQLVVTSWLAGLLTLSPGLIMGLRLEFCDANAIDHFFCDYSPLLKLSCTDTQVIELLSFILATVTLLITLALVLLSYANIMRTILKIPCAQQKKKAFSTCSSHMIVVSISYGSCIFMYIKPSAEERVALNKGVAVLTTSVAPVLNPFIYTLRNKQVKQALKDTVKKCVFTTLEY